A genomic stretch from Oreochromis niloticus isolate F11D_XX linkage group LG11, O_niloticus_UMD_NMBU, whole genome shotgun sequence includes:
- the LOC102076817 gene encoding chemokine-like receptor 1: MEMTTRSFHQFNTTTAPVYQYAELRHSLNTMCAIFLSLVFVLGVLGNGVVIWVTGFKMKKTVNAVWFLNLAVANFFLCAFLPIPVTYLLKSHWPFGQVMCKLNTTLLFLNLFVSVYILVVISVDRCVSVVWPVWAHNHRNVRKASYVSLCVWMVNLIYSIQWFFFMETKEMNDTKAKIICFNKFALHDDFKPSSFIQLVSVTRFLLGFAVPFSAIVSCNAVIIHRLRRSSTLARQSSHTFKIITAIIITFFLCWAPIHIMGLIQLDKHRSATTSGTLEYVLAIGIPLAYCLAYLNSCLNPLLYVFMGQDFKDQVNKSISNVLETAFQEEVPRSYIYTNVTTQNNEKSVSDAQL, encoded by the coding sequence ATGGAGATGACCACTAGATCTTTTCATCAATTCAACACAACCACTGCACCTGTTTACCAGTATGCTGAGTTGAGACATTCTCTCAACACTATGTGTGCCATTTTTCTCTCCCTGGTCTTTGTCCTCGGTGTGCTCGGGAATGGAGTTGTTATCTGGGTGACCGGGTTCAAGATGAAGAAAACTGTTAATGCAGTTTGGTTTCTCAACCTTGCTGTGGCCAACTTCTTCCTTTGTGCATTTCTTCCCATCCCCGTTACATACCTGTTAAAGTCTCATTGGCCTTTTGGCCAAGTCATGTGCAAGCTAAACACCACTTTACTCTTTCTAAACTTATTTGTTAGTGTCTACATTCTGGTGGTGATCAGTGTGgacaggtgtgtgtctgtggtgtgGCCGGTCTGGGCTCACAACCACCGTAATGTACGTAAGGCATCctatgtgagtctgtgtgtttggATGGTTAATCTGATATACAGCATtcaatggtttttctttatggAAACAAAGGAAATGAATGACACTAAAGCCAAAATCATCTGCTTCAACAAGTTTGCTCTTCATGATGACTTTAAACCATCATCTTTCATTCAGCTGGTATCAGTCACACGCTTTCTCCTGGGATTTGCAGTCCCCTTCTCTGCCATCGTCTCCTGTAATGCTGTCATAATTCATCGTCTGAGAAGAAGCAGCACTCTGGCCAGGCAATCAAGTCACACTTTTAAGATCATCACTGCCATAATCATTACTTTCTTTCTGTGCTGGGCTCCCATTCACATTATGGGTCTAATTCAACTTGACAAACACCGATCTGCTACTACAAGTGGAACATTAGAGTATGTCCTGGCTATCGGGATCCCTCTTGCCTACTGTTTGGCTTATCTCAACAGCTGCCTGAATCCACTGCTGTATGTGTTCATGGGCCAGGATTTTAAGGATCAAGTCAACAAATCCATAAGCAACGTCTTGGAGACTGCCTTCCAGGAAGAAGTTCCTCGCTCTTATATCTATACAAATGTAACCACTCAGAACAATGAGAAGTCAGTGTCTGACGCACAGTTGTAA